One part of the Arabidopsis thaliana chromosome 1 sequence genome encodes these proteins:
- the WRKY40 gene encoding WRKY DNA-binding protein 40 (WRKY DNA-binding protein 40 (WRKY40); CONTAINS InterPro DOMAIN/s: DNA-binding WRKY (InterPro:IPR003657); BEST Arabidopsis thaliana protein match is: WRKY DNA-binding protein 18 (TAIR:AT4G31800.2); Has 3306 Blast hits to 2859 proteins in 187 species: Archae - 0; Bacteria - 0; Metazoa - 0; Fungi - 0; Plants - 3292; Viruses - 0; Other Eukaryotes - 14 (source: NCBI BLink).), protein MDQYSSSLVDTSLDLTIGVTRMRVEEDPPTSALVEELNRVSAENKKLSEMLTLMCDNYNVLRKQLMEYVNKSNITERDQISPPKKRKSPAREDAFSCAVIGGVSESSSTDQDEYLCKKQREETVVKEKVSRVYYKTEASDTTLVVKDGYQWRKYGQKVTRDNPSPRAYFKCACAPSCSVKKKVQRSVEDQSVLVATYEGEHNHPMPSQIDSNNGLNRHISHGGSASTPVAANRRSSLTVPVTTVDMIESKKVTSPTSRIDFPQVQKLLVEQMASSLTKDPNFTAALAAAVTGKLYQQNHTEK, encoded by the exons ATGGATCAGTACTCATCCTCTTTGGTCGATACTTCATTAGATCTCACTATTGGCGTTACTCGTATGCGAGTTGAAGAAGATCCACCG ACAAGTGCTTTGGTGGAAGAATTAAACCGAGTTAGTGCTGAGAACAAGAAGCTCTCGGAGATGCTAACTTTGATGTGTGACAACTACAACGTCTTGAGGAAGCAACTTATGGAATATGTTAACAAGAGCAACATAACCGAGAGGGATCAAATCAGCCCTCCCAAGAAACGCAAATCCCCGGCGAGAGAGGACGCATTCAGCTGCGCGGTTATTGGCGGAGTGTCGGAGAGTAGCTCAACGGATCAAGATGAGTATTTGTGtaagaagcagagagaagagacTGTCGTGAAGGAGAAAGTCTCAAGGGTCTATTACAAGACCGAAGCTTCTGACACTACCCTC GTTGTGAAAGATGGGTATCAATGGAGGAAATATGGACAGAAAGTGACTAGAGACAATCCATCTCCAAGAGCTTACTTCAAATGTGCTTGTGCTCCAAGCTGTTCTGTCAAAAAGAAG GTTCAGAGAAGTGTGGAGGATCAGTCCGTGTTAGTTGCAACTTATGAGGGTGAACACAACCATCCAATGCCATCGCAGATCGATTCAAACAATGGCTTAAACCGCCACATCTCTCATGGTGGTTCAGCTTCAACACCCGTTGCAGCAAACAGAAGAAGTAGCTTGACTGTGCCGGTGACTACCGTAGATATGATTGAATCGAAGAAAGTGACGAGCCCAACGTCAAGAATCGATTTTCCCCAAGTTCAGAAACTTTTGGTGGAGCAAATGGCTTCTTCCTTAACCAAAGATCCTAACTTTACAGCAGCTTTAGCAGCAGCTGTTACCGGAAAATTGTATCAACAGAATCATACCGAGAAATAG